The proteins below come from a single Juglans regia cultivar Chandler chromosome 12, Walnut 2.0, whole genome shotgun sequence genomic window:
- the LOC109019530 gene encoding phytosulfokines-like produces MAKVVSLLMIGLLLCSTLTYASRPEPGFADATPANTLHADESTDVHDAVDVGCEGIGETECLTRRTLAAHIDYIYTQKENP; encoded by the exons ATGGCAAAGGTCGTCAGCCTGTTGATGATAGGCCTCCTCCTCTGCTCCACGCTGACCTACGCTTCACGTCCAGAGCCTGGGTTTGCTGATGCAACTCCTGCGAATACCCTTCATGCG GATGAGTCGACGGACGTTCATGATGCTGTGGATGTGGGTTGTGAAGGAATTGGAGAGACGGAATGTTTGACAAGGAGGACTTTGGCTGCTCACATCGACTATATCTACACCCAGAAGGAGAATCCATGA